The Clostridium sporogenes genome contains a region encoding:
- a CDS encoding nucleoside kinase — protein sequence MEEVKLYMPNGSSVLVYRDKILYDVVKENKLEGNTPVVLGKIDKEYYELTSKVKKEGLFTPIDITEKIGLNTYIRTLQFIFIKAVLDLYPEATVVIEHSLGKGLYGEVHKNILLNENDILKIKNNMKEIINKNIEIKKVSVKKEKAIEIFKQYGMEDKVRLLNHISNKEVKLYELDGRYDYFYGPMAYSTGAIKNFDVMYYDPGFILRYPRNKDPFNIPEFVEYKKLSKIFRETERWGKILGVGDLGALNDKVVNGEIKDIIRVSEALHEKKIANIADMIYDKENIKMVLISGPSSSGKTTFANRLGIQLRVNALVPVPISLDNYFVNREDTPKDENGEYDFESIDALDIDLFNENLKRILKGEEVEIPTFNFKKGKREYNGKKIKLPKNGILIVEGIHGLNPILTREINDKNKFKIYISALTQLNIDNHNRVSTTDVRIIRRLVRDYLSRGYGGEETLKMWPSIKRGEDRNIFVFQENADVMFNSTIVYELCILKKYALAELNKIDKDSTVYYDALKLKSFLNFFKEVDMSLVPDNSILREFIGGSCFYEY from the coding sequence ATATGATGTAGTAAAAGAAAATAAATTAGAAGGAAATACACCTGTTGTATTAGGAAAAATAGATAAAGAATATTATGAATTAACTTCCAAAGTAAAAAAAGAAGGATTATTCACCCCTATAGATATAACAGAGAAAATTGGATTGAATACTTATATTAGAACTTTACAGTTTATATTCATAAAAGCGGTTTTAGATTTATATCCTGAAGCCACTGTTGTTATAGAACATTCTTTAGGTAAAGGATTATATGGTGAAGTTCATAAAAATATATTATTAAATGAAAATGATATATTAAAAATTAAAAACAATATGAAAGAAATAATAAATAAAAATATAGAAATAAAAAAAGTTTCTGTTAAAAAAGAAAAAGCTATAGAAATATTTAAACAATATGGAATGGAAGATAAAGTTAGACTTTTAAATCATATTTCAAATAAAGAAGTGAAATTGTATGAATTAGATGGAAGATATGATTATTTTTATGGACCTATGGCATATTCAACAGGAGCAATTAAAAATTTTGATGTTATGTATTATGATCCGGGTTTTATATTAAGATATCCTAGGAACAAGGATCCCTTTAATATTCCAGAGTTTGTTGAGTATAAAAAACTTTCAAAAATATTTAGAGAAACGGAAAGATGGGGAAAAATTTTAGGTGTAGGAGATTTAGGTGCATTAAATGATAAAGTAGTAAATGGTGAAATAAAAGATATAATAAGAGTATCAGAGGCCCTGCATGAAAAGAAAATAGCAAACATAGCAGATATGATATATGATAAAGAGAACATAAAAATGGTATTAATATCAGGGCCTTCATCATCAGGAAAAACTACTTTTGCTAATAGATTAGGAATTCAATTAAGAGTTAACGCTTTGGTTCCTGTGCCTATTTCATTAGATAATTATTTTGTTAATAGAGAGGATACTCCAAAAGATGAAAATGGAGAATATGATTTTGAATCTATTGATGCTCTAGATATAGATTTATTTAATGAAAATTTGAAACGTATATTAAAGGGAGAAGAGGTAGAAATACCTACTTTCAATTTTAAAAAAGGGAAAAGAGAATACAATGGTAAAAAGATAAAACTTCCTAAAAATGGGATACTTATTGTAGAAGGAATACATGGATTAAATCCAATATTAACAAGAGAGATAAATGATAAAAATAAGTTTAAGATATATATAAGTGCATTAACTCAGTTAAACATAGATAACCATAATAGAGTATCTACAACAGATGTAAGAATAATAAGAAGATTAGTTAGAGATTATTTATCAAGAGGATATGGAGGAGAAGAAACCTTAAAGATGTGGCCATCTATAAAAAGAGGAGAAGATAGGAATATATTTGTATTTCAAGAAAATGCAGATGTAATGTTTAATTCTACAATAGTGTATGAGCTTTGTATATTAAAAAAATATGCACTTGCAGAACTTAATAAAATAGATAAGGATAGTACTGTTTATTATGATGCGCTTAAATTAAAGAGTTTTTTAAATTTCTTTAAAGAAGTTGATATGAGTTTAGTTCCAGATAACTCTATATTAAGAGAATTTATAGGTGGAAGTTGTTTTTACGAATATTAA
- the pssA gene encoding CDP-diacylglycerol--serine O-phosphatidyltransferase — protein sequence MAKIAKSAVPNAFTLGNLGCGVMSLMMTFQQNYKWAALFILIAGLMDRYDGRVARFLKVDSAIGKELDSLADLVSFGVAPSILTFHIYNFSNLGILGYLLVLMFPIAGAYRLARYNITEFDGSFSGIPITLAGMFMALYCLISLNRIGASSLTVILIITLSYLMVSNVKLKKF from the coding sequence ATGGCAAAAATAGCAAAAAGTGCCGTACCAAATGCTTTTACTTTAGGAAATTTAGGTTGTGGAGTTATGTCTTTAATGATGACATTTCAACAAAACTATAAATGGGCTGCTTTATTTATACTAATTGCAGGTTTAATGGATAGATATGATGGAAGAGTTGCTAGGTTCTTAAAGGTTGATAGTGCTATTGGTAAAGAATTAGATTCTTTAGCTGATTTAGTTTCTTTTGGTGTAGCACCTTCTATATTAACTTTTCACATTTATAATTTTAGCAATTTAGGGATACTAGGTTATTTATTAGTATTAATGTTCCCTATAGCCGGAGCATACAGACTTGCTAGATATAATATTACTGAATTTGATGGTTCTTTTTCTGGTATACCAATAACCTTAGCTGGTATGTTTATGGCTCTATATTGTTTAATTAGCTTAAATAGAATTGGAGCTTCAAGTTTAACTGTAATCTTAATAATAACATTATCTTATCTTATGGTTAGTAATGTAAAATTAAAGAAATTCTAA
- a CDS encoding CBS domain-containing protein, with the protein MKVMDVMTQNVATVNRNDSVEKAAGLMSEYNVGSLPICENNKVVGVITDRDIALRSVAKREDNNIKVGDIMTSNPVVANKDMDIHDAARIMSERQIRRLPVEDNQNIVGIVSLGDIAIEPKHENEAQKALSGISEQNN; encoded by the coding sequence ATGAAAGTTATGGACGTTATGACCCAAAATGTAGCAACAGTGAATAGAAATGATTCTGTAGAAAAGGCAGCGGGGCTTATGAGTGAGTATAATGTTGGATCTTTGCCTATTTGTGAAAATAATAAAGTGGTTGGAGTTATTACAGATAGAGATATAGCTTTAAGATCCGTAGCAAAGAGAGAAGATAATAATATTAAAGTTGGAGATATTATGACATCTAATCCTGTAGTGGCTAATAAAGATATGGATATACATGATGCAGCTAGGATAATGAGTGAAAGACAAATAAGAAGATTACCTGTAGAGGATAACCAAAATATAGTAGGTATAGTTTCTTTAGGTGATATAGCTATAGAACCTAAACATGAAAATGAAGCCCAAAAAGCTTTAAGTGGTATTTCAGAGCAAAATAATTAG